In Pseudofrankia saprophytica, one genomic interval encodes:
- the rsgA gene encoding ribosome small subunit-dependent GTPase A has protein sequence MLAFPADGRASLPDRPHPNHARTDINTDTDTDTDHPRPGLDLGLGGEGLTAYGWDAGWEDVFASYRAAGLVPGRVTRVDRGACEVVTADGRSWPATAPTGPDGPRPPCTGDWVALRPDPGPVAGPAGREALAVAALLPRRTALVRASSSRRSDPQPLAANVDVVAVAVPLTAPVNLGRLERLVTLAWESGARPLVVLTKADQAGGAGSETARTAEADATAAAPGVTVVITSATDGTGLDVLAAVLTGTSVLIGTSGAGKSTLTNALLGVDAQRVSAVRSADGKGRHTTVRRELLPLPGGGVLIDTPGLRGVGLWAVEDGLSQAFAEVEDLAADCRFGDCEHQTEPGCAVLAAIDDGVLPARRLASYRRLLRENAYMAARGDARLRAEQERQWRSISKEQRRMYRERGR, from the coding sequence TTGCTCGCGTTTCCCGCTGATGGTCGTGCCTCCCTGCCCGACCGTCCGCACCCGAACCACGCCCGTACCGACATCAACACCGATACCGATACCGATACCGATCACCCGCGGCCCGGCCTCGATCTCGGCCTCGGCGGCGAGGGCCTCACCGCCTATGGCTGGGACGCGGGCTGGGAGGACGTGTTCGCGTCCTACCGTGCCGCCGGCCTCGTCCCGGGCCGGGTCACCCGCGTCGACCGGGGAGCCTGCGAGGTGGTCACGGCGGACGGCCGCTCGTGGCCGGCGACGGCGCCCACCGGGCCGGACGGCCCCCGGCCACCGTGCACCGGGGACTGGGTGGCGCTGCGTCCCGACCCGGGCCCCGTCGCTGGTCCGGCCGGGCGCGAGGCCCTGGCCGTCGCCGCGCTGCTCCCCCGGCGGACCGCGCTGGTCCGCGCGTCCTCGTCCCGGCGGTCCGACCCGCAGCCGCTCGCCGCGAACGTCGACGTCGTCGCCGTGGCCGTGCCGCTGACCGCCCCGGTGAACCTCGGCCGGCTCGAACGGCTGGTCACGCTCGCCTGGGAGAGCGGCGCCCGCCCGCTGGTGGTGCTGACCAAGGCCGACCAGGCGGGCGGCGCCGGGTCCGAGACCGCCCGAACGGCCGAGGCCGACGCCACCGCGGCGGCACCCGGTGTCACGGTCGTCATCACCAGTGCGACCGACGGGACCGGGCTGGACGTCCTGGCCGCCGTCCTCACCGGCACCTCGGTGCTGATCGGCACGTCCGGGGCCGGCAAGTCGACGCTGACCAACGCGCTGCTGGGCGTCGACGCCCAGCGGGTCAGCGCGGTGCGGTCCGCCGACGGCAAGGGCCGGCACACCACGGTCCGCCGCGAGCTGCTACCGCTGCCCGGCGGCGGGGTGCTGATCGACACTCCCGGGCTACGCGGGGTCGGGCTGTGGGCCGTCGAGGACGGGTTGAGCCAGGCCTTCGCCGAGGTCGAGGATCTCGCCGCCGACTGCCGGTTCGGCGACTGCGAGCACCAGACGGAACCCGGCTGCGCGGTGCTCGCCGCGATCGACGACGGGGTGCTGCCGGCCCGGCGCCTGGCGAGCTACCGCCGGCTGCTGCGGGAGAACGCCTACATGGCGGCTCGTGGCGACGCCCGGCTGCGCGCCGAGCAGGAGCGCCAGTGGAGATCGATCAGCAAGGAGCAGCGGCGCATGTACCGGGAACGCGGCCGCTAG
- a CDS encoding VOC family protein produces the protein MALQRVEIGLVSTDEALVDFFADVFELERLPPIGSSSGIVHRVQAPGVALKVMVPSVPPSPAEPVGFFLGATGLRYLTMYVTDLDGTLERVAARKGQVLHGPMDIGPGVRIAVIHDPDGNTIEVVEGAPPPDGAAAPRDDRGEA, from the coding sequence GTGGCATTACAGCGGGTCGAGATCGGGCTGGTCAGCACGGACGAGGCGTTGGTCGACTTCTTCGCGGACGTGTTCGAGCTGGAACGGCTGCCGCCGATCGGGTCCAGCTCCGGCATCGTGCATCGCGTCCAGGCACCAGGCGTGGCGCTGAAGGTAATGGTGCCGTCCGTCCCACCCAGCCCCGCCGAACCTGTCGGCTTCTTCCTCGGCGCCACGGGTCTGCGCTACCTGACGATGTACGTCACCGACCTCGACGGAACCCTCGAACGCGTCGCGGCCCGCAAGGGCCAGGTCCTGCACGGCCCCATGGACATCGGTCCCGGCGTGCGTATCGCCGTCATCCATGATCCCGACGGCAACACCATCGAAGTGGTCGAAGGCGCCCCACCGCCCGACGGCGCCGCCGCGCCGCGAGATGATCGCGGCGAGGCGTGA
- a CDS encoding YciI family protein: MAKYMLIMRGTDESMAKMMDTPFEQMLETIGRFNEELIRAGVLVAAEGLDDPNQGVVVDFSGETPVVTDGPYGETKELFGGYYILDVASKEEAVEWAKRMPAMSGSKCEIRRVPGIDEFPQDNEWIVMERAWRERTGQL; the protein is encoded by the coding sequence ATGGCCAAGTACATGTTGATCATGCGAGGCACCGACGAGTCCATGGCGAAGATGATGGACACGCCGTTCGAGCAGATGCTCGAGACGATAGGTCGCTTCAACGAGGAGCTGATCCGGGCCGGCGTGCTCGTCGCGGCCGAAGGGCTGGACGACCCGAACCAGGGTGTGGTGGTCGACTTCAGCGGCGAGACGCCGGTGGTGACAGACGGTCCGTACGGCGAGACGAAGGAGCTGTTCGGCGGCTACTACATCCTCGACGTCGCCTCGAAGGAGGAGGCGGTCGAATGGGCCAAGCGGATGCCGGCGATGTCCGGCTCGAAGTGCGAGATCCGCCGCGTGCCGGGCATCGACGAGTTCCCGCAGGACAACGAGTGGATCGTCATGGAGCGGGCGTGGCGGGAGCGGACCGGCCAGCTCTGA
- a CDS encoding RNA polymerase sigma factor translates to MTEACDGPPGAASASADAARRAVEAVWRIESARIVGALARHTKDFTLAEDVAQEAVAEALVTWTRDGTPANPVGWLLTTARRRAIDSFRRRSALDERYATLAGQLGEGEASSGAAPRRRADEDLPWDPDRVDDDVLALMFVACHPVLSPEARVALTLRVVGGLGSEEIARAFLVPVPTVQARITRAKKTIAAAGVPFELPPVEDRRERLGGVLSVLYVIFTEGSTATSGDRLLRPDVAYEAIRLARMLAALLPDEPEVHGLLALVELTAARFPARVGPDGEPVLLEDQDRRLWDRSAIRRGRAALDRASTLGRGLGPYGLQAAIAACHASAPSVAATDWERVVLLYEALGRVAPSPIVELNRAVAVAMAHGPREALVLVDELVASDRLSGSYLVPSVRGELLRRLGRTAEARAELELAARLCRNTRERSVLLRKAAALS, encoded by the coding sequence ATGACCGAGGCTTGCGACGGCCCGCCGGGCGCCGCGTCGGCGAGTGCCGACGCGGCGCGGCGGGCCGTCGAGGCCGTCTGGCGGATCGAGTCGGCGCGGATCGTCGGCGCGCTGGCCCGGCACACCAAGGACTTCACGCTCGCCGAGGACGTCGCGCAGGAGGCGGTGGCGGAGGCGCTCGTCACCTGGACACGGGACGGCACACCCGCGAACCCGGTGGGCTGGCTGCTCACGACCGCCAGACGGCGCGCCATCGACAGCTTCCGCCGCCGGTCGGCGCTCGACGAGCGGTACGCGACCCTCGCCGGCCAGCTCGGCGAGGGCGAGGCGAGCTCGGGCGCGGCCCCGCGGAGGCGGGCGGACGAGGACCTTCCGTGGGATCCGGACCGGGTCGACGACGACGTCCTCGCGCTGATGTTCGTGGCCTGCCATCCGGTGCTCTCACCGGAGGCCCGGGTGGCCCTGACGCTGCGCGTCGTCGGGGGGCTCGGGAGCGAGGAGATCGCCCGCGCGTTCCTGGTGCCCGTGCCGACCGTCCAGGCCCGGATCACCCGGGCGAAGAAGACGATCGCGGCCGCGGGTGTGCCGTTCGAGCTGCCACCGGTCGAGGACCGGCGCGAGCGGCTCGGCGGTGTGCTCAGCGTCCTCTACGTGATCTTCACCGAGGGCTCGACCGCGACGTCCGGCGACCGCCTGTTGCGCCCCGACGTCGCGTACGAGGCGATCCGGCTGGCCCGGATGCTGGCCGCGCTGCTGCCCGACGAGCCGGAGGTGCACGGGCTGCTCGCCCTCGTCGAGCTCACGGCCGCCCGGTTCCCCGCGCGCGTCGGGCCTGACGGCGAGCCGGTGCTCCTGGAGGACCAGGACCGGCGGCTGTGGGACCGCTCCGCGATCCGCCGTGGCCGGGCCGCCCTCGACCGGGCCTCGACGCTGGGGCGCGGGCTCGGTCCGTATGGCCTGCAGGCGGCGATCGCCGCCTGCCACGCGTCGGCGCCCTCCGTCGCGGCGACGGACTGGGAGCGTGTCGTGCTGCTCTACGAGGCGCTCGGCCGGGTGGCCCCGTCCCCGATCGTCGAGCTCAACCGTGCCGTCGCCGTCGCGATGGCGCACGGACCGCGTGAGGCGCTGGTCCTGGTAGACGAGCTGGTCGCCTCCGACCGTCTGTCCGGGTCGTACCTGGTCCCGAGCGTGCGCGGCGAGCTGCTGCGCCGGCTCGGCCGGACCGCGGAGGCGCGCGCCGAGCTGGAACTCGCCGCCCGGCTGTGCCGCAACACCCGCGAGCGGTCGGTCCTGCTGCGCAAGGCGGCCGCGCTGTCGTGA
- a CDS encoding TetR/AcrR family transcriptional regulator, whose amino-acid sequence MNDPAKRRSEPDTRQRLIDGALEAVRTRGIAGISARTVAATAGVNQALVFYHFGTVDGLLSAACQSATAERVEFYRERLAAVGSAQELLRLGQELHEIERGHGHVTVLAQLLAGAQVDARLADAVRAALGLWTTEIEAVLRRLFGQSALADVTDFAGLARAVSASFIGLELYEGVDPDGASAATSSLNSLAALLDLLDSFGPVARRALRNRTRRATRTTG is encoded by the coding sequence ATGAACGACCCTGCCAAGCGGCGCTCCGAACCCGACACCAGACAGCGGCTGATCGACGGCGCGCTGGAGGCAGTCCGCACGCGCGGCATCGCGGGAATCTCGGCGCGGACCGTCGCCGCGACAGCTGGTGTGAACCAGGCGTTGGTCTTCTACCACTTCGGAACGGTGGACGGCCTGCTCTCCGCCGCGTGCCAGTCCGCGACCGCCGAACGGGTCGAGTTCTACCGCGAGCGGCTGGCTGCCGTCGGCTCGGCCCAGGAACTGCTGCGGCTCGGCCAGGAGCTGCACGAGATCGAGCGTGGCCATGGGCATGTCACGGTGCTCGCCCAGCTTCTCGCCGGGGCGCAGGTCGACGCCCGGCTCGCGGACGCCGTGCGCGCGGCGCTCGGGCTGTGGACCACGGAGATCGAGGCAGTGCTCCGCCGCCTGTTCGGACAGTCCGCGCTTGCCGACGTCACCGACTTCGCGGGCCTCGCCCGCGCGGTCTCGGCCTCGTTCATCGGCCTGGAGCTGTATGAGGGGGTCGACCCGGACGGCGCCTCGGCCGCCACCAGCTCGCTCAACAGCCTCGCCGCGCTGCTTGACCTCCTCGACAGCTTCGGCCCAGTGGCGCGACGGGCGCTACGAAACCGCACCCGTCGCGCCACCAGGACCACTGGCTGA
- a CDS encoding DUF2071 domain-containing protein — protein sequence MRQPRVSSVIERRLLVNYRVAPAVVASVLPAGMRPLQIDGWAVAGICLIRLGRVHPAWLPGALGLRSENAAYRIAVEWDGPEGPEKGVYVARRDTGSTASVLASGRLTVVHHPASFDVRETPRDLHIAYVSRDGATQVSIDASVAERFRDSTLFADLDEASDFFERGSVGYSAGRDTSCLDGVELTVGTWRVVPVEVRNVRSTFFDDPDRFPPGSAVLDNALLMRNVPAIWNPLRPMRVSG from the coding sequence ATGAGGCAACCTCGTGTGTCGAGTGTCATCGAGCGCCGTCTGCTGGTGAACTACCGCGTCGCGCCTGCCGTGGTGGCTTCGGTGCTGCCGGCGGGAATGCGCCCCCTGCAGATCGACGGCTGGGCGGTCGCGGGCATCTGCCTTATCCGGCTGGGCCGGGTTCATCCCGCCTGGCTGCCGGGTGCTCTCGGGCTGCGTAGCGAGAACGCCGCCTACCGGATCGCGGTCGAGTGGGACGGGCCCGAGGGGCCGGAGAAAGGCGTCTACGTCGCCCGTCGCGACACCGGATCGACCGCCAGTGTCCTGGCGAGCGGTCGGCTGACGGTAGTTCACCACCCCGCGTCGTTCGACGTGCGTGAAACACCGCGCGACCTGCACATCGCTTACGTCAGCCGGGACGGCGCGACCCAGGTGAGCATCGACGCCAGCGTCGCCGAGCGGTTTCGGGACAGCACGTTGTTCGCTGACCTCGACGAGGCGTCGGACTTCTTCGAGCGCGGGTCGGTCGGCTACTCCGCCGGCCGCGACACCTCATGCCTGGATGGTGTCGAACTGACCGTCGGTACCTGGCGGGTGGTGCCCGTCGAGGTCCGGAACGTGCGGTCCACGTTCTTCGACGACCCCGACCGGTTTCCGCCGGGCAGCGCGGTGCTCGACAACGCCCTGTTGATGCGGAACGTCCCAGCGATCTGGAACCCACTTCGACCGATGCGTGTCTCAGGATGA
- a CDS encoding VOC family protein yields MGQPVVHFEIIGRDPAMLRGYYAELFGWEFQTNDAATETVSEPGNYGFVDETTASGGINGGVGGGAGYEGRVLFYVGVPNVEAALRKAESLGGKRQMGPEGTPGTLVVGRFSDPEGHVIGVAGTE; encoded by the coding sequence ATGGGGCAGCCAGTGGTGCATTTCGAGATCATCGGGCGGGATCCCGCGATGCTGCGGGGCTACTACGCCGAGTTGTTCGGGTGGGAGTTCCAGACCAACGATGCGGCCACCGAAACGGTCTCCGAGCCGGGTAACTACGGGTTCGTGGACGAGACCACGGCCAGCGGCGGGATCAACGGTGGCGTGGGTGGTGGCGCGGGTTATGAGGGACGGGTTCTGTTCTACGTGGGAGTTCCCAATGTCGAGGCCGCGCTCAGGAAGGCCGAGAGCCTCGGCGGGAAGCGCCAGATGGGTCCCGAGGGCACTCCCGGAACGCTGGTGGTCGGACGGTTCTCCGATCCCGAGGGGCATGTCATCGGCGTAGCCGGCACCGAGTAG
- a CDS encoding dihydrofolate reductase family protein: MGLIHIDLFSTLDGVGQAPGAPDEDTEGGFGFGGWQAPLFDDVVGQQVGAGMEGLDALLLGRKTYEIFAGFWPHQEDGVDGGIAKLFNSVPKHVASRGNPTLEWANSELLGPDLAVAVREARDRHANVHVIGSLDLVQTLLTERLFDRLSLWVFPVVLGAGKKVFAHGAVPANLTLTEPPVTSTTGAVLLRYALTDGTPGTGDMTRDDRGV; this comes from the coding sequence GTGGGCCTCATTCACATCGACCTGTTCAGCACGCTTGACGGTGTCGGGCAGGCGCCCGGCGCGCCTGACGAGGACACGGAGGGCGGCTTCGGGTTCGGCGGCTGGCAGGCGCCGCTGTTCGACGACGTCGTCGGCCAGCAGGTCGGTGCCGGTATGGAAGGTCTCGACGCGCTGCTGCTCGGCCGGAAGACCTACGAGATCTTCGCTGGCTTCTGGCCCCACCAGGAAGACGGTGTCGACGGCGGGATCGCCAAGCTCTTCAACAGCGTGCCCAAGCACGTCGCCTCGCGCGGCAACCCGACCCTTGAGTGGGCCAACTCGGAGCTTCTCGGGCCCGACCTGGCTGTCGCGGTACGCGAGGCACGTGATCGCCACGCGAACGTGCACGTCATCGGCAGCCTCGACCTGGTCCAGACCCTGCTTACCGAGCGGCTATTCGACCGGCTGTCGCTGTGGGTCTTCCCGGTCGTCCTCGGGGCCGGCAAGAAGGTCTTCGCGCACGGCGCCGTACCCGCGAACCTCACGCTCACCGAGCCACCTGTCACCTCGACCACCGGCGCGGTGCTGCTGCGCTACGCCCTCACCGACGGCACCCCTGGCACCGGTGACATGACGCGAGACGACCGCGGGGTGTAG
- a CDS encoding isochorismatase family protein, translating into MTTLPDRPNTALLVIDVQNAVVNDAYQRDAAIANMAYLVEKARRDQVPIIWVQQTDEHLVPESDGWRIVPELRPGDEERRIEKRYGDSFEDTDLAVVLAGLRVGRLIVVGAQTDQCIRSTLHGALARGYDATLVSDAHTTEDTTAWGAPPPEAVIAHTNLYWTYQTAPGRTAGTVETQNVDFASAS; encoded by the coding sequence GTGACCACACTTCCAGACCGGCCGAACACCGCGCTGCTCGTGATCGATGTGCAGAACGCGGTCGTCAACGACGCGTACCAGCGGGACGCGGCCATCGCGAACATGGCCTATCTGGTGGAGAAGGCGCGGCGGGACCAGGTGCCGATCATCTGGGTGCAGCAGACCGACGAGCACCTCGTGCCGGAGAGCGACGGCTGGCGAATCGTCCCCGAGCTGCGCCCGGGTGACGAGGAGCGGCGCATCGAGAAGCGTTACGGCGACTCCTTCGAGGACACGGACCTGGCGGTCGTGCTGGCCGGGCTGCGGGTCGGGCGGCTCATCGTGGTCGGTGCCCAGACCGACCAGTGCATCCGCTCGACGCTGCACGGCGCGCTCGCCCGGGGGTACGACGCGACGCTGGTGAGCGACGCCCACACCACCGAGGACACCACGGCGTGGGGCGCCCCGCCGCCGGAGGCGGTCATCGCCCACACCAACCTGTACTGGACCTACCAGACGGCCCCGGGCCGCACGGCCGGCACCGTCGAGACCCAGAACGTGGACTTCGCCAGCGCGTCCTGA
- the poxB gene encoding ubiquinone-dependent pyruvate dehydrogenase — protein MATTVADVMVTTLRVSGVRRVYGIPGDSLNGFTDALRRDGAISWQLVRHEEAAGFAAAGEAALTGELAVCAGSCGPGNLHLINGLYDANRSRVPVVAIAAHIPREEIGGSYFQETHPELLFRECSVYCELASIPAQLPRLLELAMRAALQRRGVAVIIVPGEIFLAEAAGGPAPAPVRAVWPVVRPDEPALADAARVLNAASRVTILAGAGCAGAHDQLVGLAAALKAPVVHAMRGKDVVEPDNPYDVGMTGLIGFSSGYRAMEHCDALVMLGTDFPYRPFLPEGVPVIQVDVRGEQIGRRVPVQVPLVGTVRDTIDALLPLIAVKSDSAHLDRMIAHYRRARTRLDRLARPGRDGTPLHPQYTAATVDRLATADAVFTADVGTPSIWAARYLHMNGTRRLIGSFNHGSMANALPQAIGAQAAEPGRQVIALSGDGGLAMLLGELITLRQQRLPVKVVVFTNGALSFVELEMKAGGIVTYGTELDNPDFAGIARAAGLFGARVESASELEEALAAAFAHDGPALVDVHTARHELALPPKLTYGQMKGFTLYATRTIVSGGGDELVELARTNLRDLDAE, from the coding sequence ATGGCGACCACGGTGGCCGACGTGATGGTGACGACGCTGAGGGTGTCCGGAGTGCGGCGGGTGTACGGGATCCCTGGCGACTCGCTGAACGGGTTCACCGACGCCCTGCGCCGCGACGGCGCGATCTCCTGGCAGCTCGTCCGGCACGAGGAGGCGGCCGGGTTCGCGGCGGCCGGGGAGGCGGCGCTGACCGGGGAGCTCGCGGTGTGCGCGGGCAGTTGCGGCCCGGGCAACCTGCACCTGATCAACGGGCTGTACGACGCGAACCGCAGTCGGGTGCCGGTCGTGGCGATCGCCGCGCACATCCCGCGGGAGGAGATCGGCGGGAGCTACTTCCAGGAGACCCACCCGGAACTGCTGTTCCGCGAGTGCAGCGTCTACTGCGAGCTGGCCAGCATCCCGGCGCAGCTTCCGCGCCTGCTCGAGCTCGCGATGCGCGCGGCACTGCAGCGTCGCGGGGTCGCCGTGATCATCGTCCCCGGTGAGATCTTCCTCGCCGAGGCCGCCGGGGGTCCCGCGCCGGCGCCGGTGCGGGCCGTGTGGCCGGTCGTCCGCCCGGACGAGCCGGCGCTGGCGGACGCGGCGCGAGTGCTGAATGCCGCCAGCCGGGTGACCATCCTTGCCGGCGCGGGCTGCGCCGGCGCGCACGACCAGCTCGTCGGGCTCGCCGCGGCGCTGAAGGCGCCGGTCGTGCACGCGATGCGCGGCAAGGACGTCGTCGAACCCGACAACCCCTACGACGTGGGGATGACCGGGCTGATCGGGTTCAGCTCCGGGTATCGGGCGATGGAGCACTGCGACGCCCTGGTCATGCTCGGCACCGACTTTCCCTACCGGCCCTTCCTGCCCGAGGGCGTCCCGGTGATCCAGGTGGACGTGCGGGGCGAGCAGATCGGCCGCCGGGTGCCGGTCCAGGTGCCGCTGGTCGGCACCGTCAGGGACACGATCGACGCCCTGTTGCCGTTGATCGCCGTCAAGAGCGACTCCGCGCACCTGGACCGGATGATCGCGCACTACCGGCGGGCTCGGACCCGGCTGGATCGCCTGGCCCGCCCCGGTCGGGACGGCACCCCGCTGCATCCGCAGTACACCGCCGCCACGGTCGACCGGCTCGCCACCGCCGACGCGGTCTTCACCGCCGACGTCGGCACGCCCTCCATCTGGGCGGCCCGCTACCTGCACATGAACGGCACCCGTCGGCTGATCGGCTCGTTCAACCACGGCAGCATGGCGAACGCCCTGCCACAGGCCATCGGCGCGCAGGCGGCCGAGCCGGGCAGACAGGTCATCGCGCTGTCCGGCGACGGCGGCCTCGCGATGCTGCTCGGCGAGCTGATCACGCTGCGCCAGCAGCGGCTGCCGGTCAAGGTCGTGGTGTTCACCAACGGCGCGCTGTCGTTCGTCGAGCTGGAGATGAAGGCCGGCGGCATCGTCACCTACGGCACGGAGCTCGACAACCCCGACTTCGCCGGGATCGCCCGCGCCGCCGGTCTGTTCGGCGCGCGGGTGGAGAGCGCGAGCGAGCTGGAGGAGGCGCTGGCCGCAGCGTTTGCGCACGACGGCCCGGCGCTGGTCGACGTCCACACGGCCCGCCACGAGCTCGCGCTTCCCCCGAAGCTCACGTATGGCCAGATGAAGGGCTTCACCCTGTACGCGACGAGGACGATCGTGTCCGGCGGTGGGGACGAGCTCGTCGAGCTGGCCAGGACCAACCTGCGGGACCTGGACGCAGAGTGA
- a CDS encoding TetR/AcrR family transcriptional regulator: protein MAPPVNTSSYRQLQAQQTRERIAEAARRLFAARGYRATSMDAIAAEAGVAARTVYSAFGAKREILSAICERWLEEARARELAQAAVAEPDPRSRLRAAAHWLRTLYEAGFDVVTLFAAASDEDAETRALLQAKLAGRNQVMDMIVASLDGALRVPVPQAQAIYRALAAPGVYGELVVESGWAPDAFEEWVADALIRELLDPDPSRRE from the coding sequence GTGGCTCCGCCTGTCAACACGTCCAGCTACCGACAACTTCAGGCCCAGCAGACCCGCGAGCGGATCGCCGAGGCGGCCCGCCGCCTGTTCGCGGCTCGGGGCTACCGGGCGACGAGCATGGACGCGATCGCCGCCGAGGCCGGCGTCGCGGCCCGGACCGTCTACTCGGCCTTCGGTGCGAAGCGGGAGATCCTGTCGGCGATCTGCGAACGATGGCTGGAAGAGGCCCGCGCCCGTGAGCTCGCCCAGGCGGCGGTCGCCGAGCCCGACCCCAGGTCGCGTCTGCGCGCCGCCGCCCACTGGCTGCGGACGCTGTACGAGGCCGGCTTCGACGTGGTGACCCTCTTCGCGGCCGCCTCGGACGAGGACGCCGAGACCAGGGCGCTCCTGCAGGCCAAGCTGGCCGGCCGCAACCAGGTGATGGACATGATCGTCGCCTCGCTCGACGGCGCGCTGCGCGTCCCCGTCCCCCAGGCCCAGGCGATCTACCGCGCGCTCGCCGCCCCCGGCGTCTACGGCGAGCTGGTCGTCGAGTCCGGCTGGGCGCCCGACGCGTTCGAGGAATGGGTGGCTGACGCCCTGATCCGTGAGCTTCTCGACCCGGACCCGTCGAGGCGCGAATGA
- a CDS encoding ester cyclase, with amino-acid sequence METEANKRTVRRVFEEAFTQGNLDAVDACLAPDAVDRHPFAEDEPDFRAHLKGTIRMLRAALPDLETTVEDLIAEGDRVAARVHLTGTHTGGPLFGAEATGGRVAVEQFHIVQCDDQARGVRHWAYVGIDQLQRQIAATPGR; translated from the coding sequence GTGGAAACCGAAGCGAACAAGCGCACCGTCCGCCGCGTCTTCGAGGAGGCCTTCACTCAGGGCAACCTCGACGCCGTCGACGCGTGCCTGGCCCCCGACGCCGTCGACCGTCATCCCTTCGCCGAGGACGAACCCGACTTCCGCGCGCACCTCAAGGGCACCATCCGCATGCTGCGCGCGGCCCTGCCCGACCTGGAGACCACGGTCGAGGATCTGATCGCCGAGGGCGACCGGGTCGCCGCCCGGGTCCACCTGACTGGCACCCACACCGGTGGGCCCCTGTTCGGGGCCGAGGCCACCGGTGGCCGGGTCGCGGTCGAGCAGTTCCACATCGTCCAGTGCGACGACCAGGCCCGTGGTGTCCGGCACTGGGCCTACGTCGGCATCGACCAGCTCCAGCGTCAGATCGCCGCGACGCCCGGGCGCTGA